AGATATAAACCTATTCATAGGCAAAAACGAAAAGATAGCCATAGTTGGAACAAGTGGTTCAGGTAAAAGCACCATGATGAATCTACTCGTTAGATTGTACGATCCAACAAGTGGAGAAATACTGTTAGAAGATAAAAACCTAAAAGAATATAACCTGCAAGAGATAAGAGAAGGTATAAAACTGGTAAGGGGTAACGATCCATTATTCAACATGAGTGTAAAAGAAAACATAATACTGGGTGATGAATTCAGTGAAGAA
The Petrotoga sp. 9PW.55.5.1 DNA segment above includes these coding regions:
- a CDS encoding ATP-binding cassette domain-containing protein, which produces MVGTSGSGKSTMMNLLVRLYDPTSGEILLEDKNLKEYNLQEIREGIKLVRGNDPLFNMSVKENIILGDEFSEEEFKQSMSKKAKVE